In Pelosinus sp. UFO1, one genomic interval encodes:
- a CDS encoding cytosine permease: MVDQAKESLIEIRSIDMIPDHERHGTPFSQFTLWFGANMQITSVVDGALAVVFGADALWAFIGLLIGNIMGGAVMALHSAQGPRLGLPQMISSRAQFGVIGAIIPLVLVVIMYLGFASTGTVLSGQAVNGILGVETPAVGIIIFGSLTALLSILGYKYIHALGRIATITGILGFTYLTVMAFTKFPVASLFGVKPFELTTFLLAVSLSAGWQLTFGPYVADYSRYLPRSTPQSVTFWNTFMGSVIGTQWAMTLGVIISAASLAGYGGSFLKNQVGYLGELGGIGIVSALIYMVIVIGKLTVNTLNAYGSFMSMLTITTALNGKKSATTTQRTLFILGMIIASVFIAIFASKDFLNLFKNFVLVLLMVFTPWSVINLVDFYWISKEKIDVPALYDPNGRYGKWNVPAIISYFIGVLIQIPFLAQAMYTGPITKMLGGTDISWIVGLIATALIYYPWAIRFNVAPADMIYPEES; the protein is encoded by the coding sequence ATGGTGGACCAAGCAAAAGAAAGTTTGATTGAAATACGTTCTATTGACATGATTCCTGATCATGAAAGACATGGCACTCCATTTAGTCAGTTCACACTCTGGTTCGGCGCAAATATGCAGATTACTTCTGTGGTGGACGGCGCCTTGGCTGTAGTCTTTGGAGCTGACGCTCTTTGGGCTTTCATCGGACTACTCATCGGTAATATCATGGGAGGTGCTGTAATGGCCCTTCATTCTGCGCAAGGACCGCGCTTGGGTTTACCACAGATGATCTCCAGTCGCGCTCAGTTTGGCGTTATCGGTGCTATTATACCCCTTGTTTTAGTTGTAATTATGTACCTCGGTTTCGCTTCAACCGGCACAGTACTTTCCGGGCAGGCTGTAAACGGCATCCTTGGCGTCGAAACTCCAGCGGTAGGTATAATAATCTTCGGAAGCCTCACAGCGTTGCTGTCGATTCTTGGGTACAAATATATCCATGCTCTAGGTAGGATCGCTACCATTACGGGTATCCTCGGCTTCACCTATCTTACGGTCATGGCATTCACCAAATTTCCTGTAGCTTCTTTATTTGGAGTTAAACCTTTCGAATTGACAACCTTCTTGTTGGCCGTTTCCCTCTCAGCAGGCTGGCAACTCACCTTCGGTCCTTACGTGGCAGACTACAGCCGTTATCTGCCACGCAGCACTCCTCAGTCGGTCACATTCTGGAATACCTTTATGGGAAGCGTCATTGGCACCCAATGGGCGATGACTCTCGGCGTCATCATTAGCGCCGCCAGCCTTGCGGGGTACGGCGGTAGTTTCCTGAAAAATCAGGTGGGTTATTTAGGTGAACTAGGTGGAATCGGAATTGTTTCCGCCTTGATCTACATGGTCATAGTCATCGGCAAATTAACAGTCAATACGCTTAATGCCTATGGTTCTTTCATGTCCATGCTGACAATTACTACAGCTCTTAATGGTAAAAAGAGTGCTACGACAACTCAACGGACTTTGTTCATTCTGGGAATGATTATAGCGTCGGTCTTTATTGCTATCTTTGCCAGCAAAGACTTTCTCAATCTTTTCAAGAACTTCGTCTTGGTACTGCTCATGGTTTTCACACCGTGGAGTGTTATTAATCTCGTTGATTTTTATTGGATCTCAAAGGAAAAAATTGATGTGCCGGCCTTATATGATCCTAATGGACGTTACGGCAAATGGAACGTACCTGCCATTATCTCCTATTTTATCGGTGTACTGATACAAATCCCCTTTCTAGCTCAAGCCATGTACACAGGCCCCATTACTAAGATGCTAGGAGGTACTGATATTTCCTGGATTGTTGGATTAATCGCAACTGCTCTCATATATTATCCATGGGCAATACGTTTCAATGTAGCCCCTGCGGATATGATTTACCCTGAAGAATCTTGA
- a CDS encoding recombinase family protein — MLNIAVYCRVSSEDQQERGTIENQIEFATKYCDLHQLNIVKWYKDDGISGTLPFESRPEASIMLQDAQEKKFDTLLFYRLDRFGRSARTILNGVHTLEQYGIKIKSMTEPFDTGDPSGRFLLTILAGVADLERSNILDRLWHGTNRAARNGKWLGGICPYGYRVDDEGFLTVSDTPLPGFDMSEADVVQMIYRLTTEQHMSTIKIADYLNALGIPPKYAIEGRKIAKGKRKENTSGHWLPGRVRNMIVQETYKGIHFFGKRSKKVREVIKREVPAIVDEDSWDKAQLVLKDNQLEAVRFTKYSYLLKSLVKCSLCGLNFSGTGYSGVNGQRTAYYVCNGKTSYRGKYMGKCVAKNVAANWLDEKVWNDCVNFINNPGQLLTDLSPDEQELLLITSSLSQKDTEKQSILDLYRKQLITSKDVEDQLSKIAIERSALEYRQKELKNALLTTNDEDYRKKDALMLLGDLKEKLTGQITYETKRNIIKQLVREVVVCTTHSDNRDAPEVKVHIKFVFPQIVPCTDKDSLP, encoded by the coding sequence ATGCTAAACATTGCAGTGTACTGTCGGGTTTCATCAGAAGACCAACAAGAGCGCGGTACTATAGAAAACCAAATCGAATTTGCAACAAAATACTGCGATCTTCATCAACTAAATATAGTTAAGTGGTATAAGGATGACGGGATTTCTGGAACTCTCCCCTTTGAATCTCGTCCAGAAGCCTCCATAATGCTTCAAGATGCACAAGAAAAGAAATTCGATACTCTCCTATTCTATCGCCTTGACCGCTTTGGCCGAAGTGCTAGGACTATCTTAAATGGTGTTCACACTTTGGAGCAATATGGCATAAAAATCAAGTCAATGACAGAACCCTTTGATACAGGCGACCCTTCAGGTAGATTTCTTCTCACTATCCTTGCCGGTGTTGCTGATTTAGAACGTTCCAATATTTTAGACCGTCTTTGGCATGGCACAAACCGTGCTGCACGTAATGGCAAATGGCTTGGTGGTATTTGTCCATATGGGTACCGAGTTGATGATGAAGGATTCCTTACTGTTAGTGACACTCCCCTCCCTGGCTTTGACATGTCAGAGGCTGATGTTGTGCAAATGATTTACAGGCTAACAACTGAGCAGCATATGAGTACCATCAAAATCGCTGATTATCTTAATGCCTTAGGAATTCCACCTAAATATGCAATAGAGGGTCGTAAGATCGCTAAAGGCAAACGAAAAGAAAATACATCTGGGCATTGGCTTCCAGGTCGTGTCAGAAATATGATTGTACAGGAAACTTATAAAGGGATCCATTTTTTCGGTAAACGTTCTAAAAAAGTAAGAGAAGTAATCAAACGCGAAGTACCTGCTATTGTAGATGAAGATAGTTGGGATAAGGCTCAACTTGTATTAAAAGACAATCAACTTGAAGCTGTACGCTTTACTAAGTATAGTTACTTACTTAAGTCTCTTGTAAAATGCTCACTATGTGGTCTAAACTTCTCTGGGACTGGTTATTCAGGCGTAAATGGACAACGTACTGCCTATTATGTATGTAATGGAAAAACATCCTATAGAGGCAAGTACATGGGAAAATGCGTAGCCAAAAATGTAGCTGCCAACTGGTTAGATGAAAAGGTTTGGAATGATTGCGTTAATTTCATCAATAATCCTGGACAATTATTAACTGACCTATCACCAGATGAACAAGAACTATTGTTAATTACTTCTTCCCTCTCTCAAAAAGATACAGAGAAGCAATCTATCCTCGACCTATATAGAAAGCAACTTATAACCAGTAAAGATGTGGAAGATCAGCTCTCTAAAATTGCTATTGAGAGATCGGCTCTTGAATACCGGCAGAAAGAATTAAAAAATGCCCTCCTTACGACTAATGATGAAGATTATCGTAAAAAGGACGCTCTTATGCTCTTAGGTGATTTAAAAGAAAAACTAACAGGTCAAATTACATATGAAACGAAACGGAATATTATTAAGCAACTCGTACGTGAGGTAGTTGTTTGCACGACACATTCTGATAATAGGGATGCTCCTGAAGTAAAAGTTCACATCAAGTTTGTTTTTCCCCAGATAGTTCCATGCACGGACAAGGATTCATTGCCGTAA
- a CDS encoding peptidoglycan recognition family protein, producing the protein MIIKQIRLFEQPCLIFFLACVLTFTLTSSASAEIGNSKSQIEQRYGDYSLVQDGFNRIWTQSEWKSTLNSSAKAYGYMTIVGEMNATVWIEYNAQNRVVKETQIMDGNIKIRDFQNCFGELYTDIIAADSTVFVNSTFPELRVIVRKSDNKYNLIRFFIDNLKANAKINMHSKIHGFEITEIAPGDAKNYLKKSRFNRIASNLNAQQSSRDDNWLKTDNYFQPELFFSENLLPRKKTDMIVIHHTAIEDMSVSDIHELHLKKGWAGIAYHKVILPDGTVENGRPENLIGAHALGANPRSIGIVLVGNFESKSPTVVQMDALVKLTLELMRKYHIPLENIMPHREVTQGTTCPGVFFPWQEFIQRIKLNTSETLM; encoded by the coding sequence GTGATTATTAAACAAATACGATTATTCGAGCAGCCCTGCTTGATATTTTTTCTTGCCTGTGTATTGACCTTTACTCTAACATCCAGTGCTTCTGCTGAAATTGGAAATAGCAAAAGCCAAATTGAGCAAAGGTACGGTGATTATTCTTTAGTCCAAGATGGGTTTAATCGGATCTGGACACAAAGTGAATGGAAATCTACGTTAAATAGTAGTGCTAAGGCCTATGGTTACATGACCATAGTGGGAGAGATGAATGCAACGGTTTGGATTGAATATAATGCACAAAATCGAGTTGTAAAAGAAACTCAAATAATGGATGGTAACATTAAGATTAGGGACTTTCAAAACTGTTTTGGCGAACTGTACACCGACATTATTGCAGCAGATAGCACTGTATTCGTGAATAGTACTTTTCCAGAATTAAGGGTGATTGTTCGAAAATCGGATAACAAATATAACTTAATTCGTTTTTTCATAGATAACTTAAAAGCCAATGCAAAAATAAATATGCATTCAAAAATCCACGGTTTTGAAATTACAGAGATTGCTCCTGGTGATGCCAAAAATTATCTTAAGAAGAGTCGGTTCAATCGAATAGCGTCAAATCTTAATGCACAACAATCAAGCCGAGATGATAATTGGCTAAAAACGGATAATTATTTTCAACCGGAGCTTTTCTTTTCTGAAAATTTGTTGCCGCGGAAGAAAACAGATATGATAGTAATTCACCATACTGCTATAGAAGATATGTCAGTATCTGATATCCACGAGTTACATTTAAAAAAAGGTTGGGCAGGTATTGCCTATCATAAAGTGATTCTGCCTGATGGTACTGTCGAGAATGGCCGTCCGGAAAATTTAATAGGAGCTCATGCTCTGGGAGCTAATCCACGTAGCATCGGTATCGTATTAGTCGGTAATTTTGAGAGTAAGTCCCCTACTGTTGTACAGATGGATGCTCTAGTGAAATTAACCCTCGAACTAATGCGAAAATACCATATTCCATTAGAGAATATCATGCCACATAGAGAAGTGACCCAGGGAACGACATGCCCAGGAGTATTTTTTCCATGGCAAGAGTTTATTCAGAGGATTAAACTAAATACTAGTGAGACCTTAATGTAA
- the ileS gene encoding isoleucine--tRNA ligase, translating into MYKKVDSKNNFVAMEKSVLEQWKEKDIIKRNFQMNEGSEYFTFYDGPPTANGAPHIGHVVTRVIKDLIPRYKVMKGYHVLRKAGWDTHGLPVELEVEKALGISGKPQIEKYGVENFIKKCKDSVFTYATQWKDMSERVAYWIDMDNPYVTYQNEYIESVWWSLKQLWDKDLLYKGHKIVPYCPRCGTALSSHEVAQGYKDVKDSSAYVKFKLKGKDTYILVWTTTPWTLPSNVALAVNRKYDYVEIINQEEHLIIAQDLLSRIDGEYEVVRAFKGEELLEQEYEPMFSFVTPEKKAYYIVHGDFVTLSDGSGVVHIAPAYGEDDNRVGQKYDLPLINLVDVQGNFVKEVIPWQGMFVKKADEKIIEVMKEKNILYKTEKYLHSYPFCWRCDTPLLYYPRDSWFVKMSSLRDNLLENNDKINWYPDNIKKGRFGNFLDNVIDWGLSRERYWGTPLPIWECECGHRECIGSLAELKEKAIQVPGDIELHKPYIDKVSLQCPKCVKKMQRVSEVIDCWYDSGSMPFAQYHYPFENKELFEKNFPAQFISEAVDQTRGWFYTLLAISTAIFDKSPFENCIVLGHVLDKNGIKMSKHKGNVLNPFTVLENQGADALRWYFYTASAPWLPSRFYEDAVIEAQRKFLNTLWNIYSFYVLYAQIDQFDPTTYHGRQSSHVMDKWIISKLNTMIYKVGEDLDAYDITGAAELIGEFTDELSNWYVRRNRTRYWVMEMTDDKIDAYLTLHTVLKNLVIVAAPFVPFITEEIYQNLVVGRDVKAPESVHLCRWPEYDEKLVDRQLEKEMELTYKICGLGRSARNVANIKNRQPLSKMLLSTKTLPDYYIDIIKEELNIKCVEVNANMSDYVSYIVKPNSPVLGKTHGKFIPAIRKAISEMDQMALALKISNNEAITVEIDGTLIEFNSTNLLVTMNGLEGFAFAGEGDVGVVLDTHISESLKVEGYAREIISKIQNMRKDSSFEVMDKIKIYMTGNVCLQDVVIQYKDYIMSETLAVEIVFDEVREYTDVLINSEPLKLTVAIQ; encoded by the coding sequence ATGTATAAAAAAGTTGATTCCAAGAATAATTTTGTAGCAATGGAAAAATCCGTTCTTGAACAATGGAAAGAGAAAGATATTATAAAAAGAAATTTTCAAATGAATGAAGGTAGTGAATATTTTACCTTTTACGACGGCCCTCCTACAGCCAATGGTGCACCTCATATTGGTCATGTCGTTACTCGAGTGATTAAAGATCTTATCCCTCGTTATAAAGTTATGAAAGGATATCATGTTTTACGCAAAGCGGGTTGGGATACGCACGGTCTGCCTGTTGAACTTGAGGTAGAGAAAGCTCTTGGTATATCTGGAAAACCGCAAATTGAAAAATATGGTGTGGAAAACTTTATAAAAAAGTGCAAAGATAGCGTATTTACCTATGCAACCCAGTGGAAGGATATGTCCGAACGGGTAGCTTACTGGATTGATATGGATAATCCTTATGTTACCTATCAAAATGAATATATTGAATCGGTATGGTGGTCATTGAAACAGCTCTGGGATAAAGACTTGTTATATAAAGGTCATAAAATTGTTCCTTACTGTCCGCGCTGCGGGACCGCTCTATCATCTCATGAGGTTGCCCAAGGCTATAAAGATGTGAAGGATAGCTCTGCTTACGTTAAATTTAAACTAAAGGGTAAAGATACCTATATTCTAGTATGGACGACAACACCATGGACCTTGCCAAGTAATGTAGCTCTTGCAGTGAATCGAAAATATGATTATGTGGAAATCATCAATCAGGAAGAGCATTTGATCATTGCCCAAGATTTGCTTAGCAGGATTGATGGTGAGTATGAGGTAGTAAGAGCCTTTAAAGGAGAAGAGCTTCTTGAGCAGGAGTACGAACCAATGTTCTCTTTTGTCACTCCTGAGAAAAAAGCCTATTATATTGTTCATGGTGATTTTGTAACTCTTAGTGATGGTTCAGGTGTGGTTCACATAGCACCTGCTTATGGAGAAGATGATAATCGGGTAGGGCAGAAATATGATCTGCCGTTGATAAATTTGGTTGATGTGCAGGGGAATTTTGTGAAAGAGGTCATCCCCTGGCAGGGGATGTTTGTTAAAAAAGCAGATGAAAAAATCATTGAAGTTATGAAGGAAAAAAATATCCTTTATAAAACAGAGAAATATCTTCATTCGTACCCATTCTGCTGGCGCTGTGACACACCTCTTTTATATTATCCGAGGGATTCTTGGTTCGTAAAGATGTCCTCCTTACGAGACAATCTCTTAGAAAATAATGATAAAATCAATTGGTATCCTGATAATATTAAGAAAGGTCGATTTGGTAATTTCCTGGATAATGTGATTGATTGGGGACTAAGTCGGGAACGTTATTGGGGCACCCCTTTACCAATTTGGGAATGCGAATGCGGGCATAGGGAATGCATCGGAAGCCTTGCCGAACTAAAGGAAAAGGCAATCCAAGTGCCGGGAGATATTGAGCTTCACAAGCCCTACATTGATAAGGTATCACTACAATGTCCTAAGTGTGTAAAAAAAATGCAAAGAGTTAGCGAGGTAATTGATTGCTGGTATGATTCCGGCTCCATGCCCTTTGCTCAATATCATTATCCTTTTGAGAATAAGGAGTTGTTTGAGAAAAACTTTCCTGCCCAGTTTATATCGGAAGCGGTTGATCAGACAAGAGGATGGTTTTACACCCTTCTCGCTATATCTACTGCCATATTTGATAAGAGTCCTTTTGAAAATTGTATCGTTCTTGGGCATGTGCTCGATAAAAACGGTATTAAAATGTCAAAGCATAAAGGGAATGTCTTAAATCCTTTTACGGTTCTGGAGAATCAAGGAGCCGATGCCTTACGATGGTATTTTTATACTGCTAGTGCTCCTTGGCTGCCATCCAGGTTTTATGAAGATGCGGTGATTGAAGCCCAACGTAAATTTTTAAATACTTTATGGAATATATATTCTTTCTACGTGTTGTATGCACAGATCGATCAGTTTGATCCGACTACGTATCATGGGAGACAAAGTAGCCATGTCATGGATAAGTGGATTATCTCTAAGCTTAATACCATGATTTATAAGGTTGGGGAAGATCTGGATGCTTATGATATAACTGGAGCAGCAGAGCTTATCGGAGAATTTACTGATGAGTTGTCAAACTGGTATGTGAGGAGAAATAGAACCAGATATTGGGTTATGGAGATGACAGATGATAAGATCGATGCGTATCTTACCTTACACACTGTGCTGAAAAATCTAGTAATCGTGGCTGCTCCTTTCGTTCCTTTTATAACAGAAGAGATTTATCAAAACCTTGTAGTAGGTCGTGATGTAAAAGCACCGGAGAGTGTGCATCTGTGCAGGTGGCCTGAATATGATGAAAAGCTTGTCGATAGGCAGCTGGAAAAAGAAATGGAGCTAACTTACAAGATTTGTGGTCTAGGAAGAAGTGCGAGAAATGTGGCCAATATTAAAAATAGGCAGCCTCTTTCCAAAATGTTACTAAGTACTAAGACACTACCTGATTATTATATTGATATTATTAAAGAAGAACTAAATATAAAATGCGTAGAAGTGAACGCTAATATGTCTGATTATGTAAGTTATATCGTAAAACCCAATTCGCCAGTGTTAGGGAAAACTCATGGTAAGTTTATACCAGCCATCAGAAAAGCTATTTCGGAGATGGATCAGATGGCGTTAGCGTTGAAAATTTCAAATAACGAGGCCATTACAGTAGAAATTGATGGTACTCTCATAGAGTTTAACTCTACCAATTTGTTGGTAACGATGAATGGACTCGAAGGTTTCGCCTTTGCTGGAGAAGGTGATGTTGGTGTTGTTCTTGATACCCATATCTCTGAAAGTCTGAAAGTTGAAGGATATGCTAGAGAAATCATTAGCAAAATCCAAAATATGAGAAAAGATAGTTCTTTTGAAGTAATGGATAAGATTAAAATCTATATGACGGGAAATGTCTGTCTTCAAGACGTTGTGATTCAATACAAGGACTATATTATGAGTGAAACCCTGGCGGTGGAAATTGTGTTTGATGAAGTAAGAGAGTATACAGATGTATTAATTAATAGTGAACCATTGAAGTTAACGGTTGCAATTCAATAG
- a CDS encoding AraC family transcriptional regulator — MHLSVPYLSKYIKEKSGGTFGEIVRNVRMKKACTLLNNGSMTVEKIADSVGYQNVEHFNRLFKKKYGMTPVQFRNKK; from the coding sequence ATGCATCTGTCGGTTCCCTATCTATCGAAATATATCAAAGAAAAATCTGGGGGAACATTTGGTGAAATCGTTAGAAATGTACGGATGAAAAAGGCTTGTACTCTTTTGAATAATGGAAGTATGACAGTTGAAAAGATTGCTGATAGCGTAGGTTATCAGAACGTGGAACATTTCAATCGATTATTTAAGAAAAAATATGGAATGACGCCAGTTCAGTTTCGCAACAAGAAGTAG
- a CDS encoding guanylate kinase, translating into MINIVAFIGPSGVGKTTLQRSLGLNPIITWTSRLPRKGEKSGVEYHFATRDEIMQMHRDGKLLEYTEYKGNLYATSLESIRRLIEFGEIGSIVVDCNGALKLKSTYSANTLFLGVFATLEECITRLSSRGENDDMRLLTYHEEINVMQHLADITINNSQSNWDRQVNTIQLILKGLQHFE; encoded by the coding sequence ATGATTAATATTGTTGCTTTTATTGGCCCTAGTGGAGTTGGGAAAACTACACTGCAACGGTCTTTAGGATTAAATCCAATTATTACTTGGACCTCACGATTACCACGAAAGGGGGAGAAAAGTGGGGTTGAGTATCACTTTGCCACTAGAGATGAAATAATGCAAATGCATCGTGATGGAAAATTATTAGAATACACAGAGTATAAAGGAAATCTATATGCTACGTCATTAGAGTCAATTCGTAGGCTGATAGAATTTGGGGAAATTGGTTCAATCGTTGTTGATTGTAATGGCGCTTTGAAATTAAAAAGTACATATTCGGCTAATACTTTGTTTTTAGGTGTTTTTGCAACATTAGAAGAATGTATTACTCGGCTTTCTTCAAGAGGTGAAAATGATGACATGAGACTTTTGACTTATCACGAAGAAATAAACGTAATGCAACATTTAGCTGACATTACAATTAATAACTCTCAATCAAATTGGGATAGGCAAGTGAATACAATACAACTAATTTTAAAAGGATTACAGCATTTCGAATAA
- a CDS encoding DUF2019 domain-containing protein has translation MRALEQILEEFVEACLKQEDSLKRGDSKTGNKQYRIINDIRRDLKANPKYGIEKLIPFLEHSSANVRLNTAFCLIPLLPEQARNVLAIVAAGRGAVAFNAKMTLSEWEKGNLKFD, from the coding sequence ATGAGAGCGTTGGAGCAAATTCTAGAAGAGTTTGTAGAGGCATGTCTTAAGCAGGAGGATTCTTTAAAGCGAGGAGACTCTAAAACAGGAAATAAGCAGTATCGAATAATTAACGATATCAGACGTGATTTGAAAGCAAATCCCAAATATGGAATCGAAAAACTAATTCCTTTTTTGGAGCATTCAAGTGCAAATGTCAGATTAAATACAGCATTTTGCTTAATTCCGCTATTGCCAGAGCAGGCAAGAAATGTTCTAGCGATAGTGGCGGCTGGTAGAGGGGCGGTTGCATTTAACGCTAAAATGACCTTATCAGAATGGGAAAAAGGAAATTTGAAATTTGATTAA
- a CDS encoding immunity 70 family protein, with protein MSVGFKIDFLRYEIGHGDFLHSFFSTISYHLEPEGWGTKYPYLLNHLYNGKLCVTDVAKAVTELEEVRSKLTHFSPNEVIWDIENLNKKPPWGTNISGDITNLSNYFVTSDGRDLFDVIFVTFKDSQDLKVNIEIE; from the coding sequence ATGTCTGTTGGATTTAAAATTGACTTCTTAAGGTATGAAATTGGACATGGAGATTTTTTGCATTCATTTTTCTCCACTATAAGCTACCATCTCGAGCCTGAAGGGTGGGGTACTAAATATCCTTACCTATTAAACCATTTGTATAATGGAAAACTTTGTGTGACTGATGTCGCTAAAGCAGTAACCGAGCTAGAAGAAGTACGCTCTAAGCTAACTCATTTTAGCCCTAATGAGGTTATCTGGGACATTGAAAACTTGAATAAAAAGCCACCATGGGGAACCAACATAAGTGGTGACATTACAAACTTATCAAACTACTTTGTTACTAGTGATGGACGCGATTTGTTTGACGTTATATTCGTTACTTTTAAAGATTCCCAAGATTTAAAGGTCAATATTGAAATAGAATGA
- a CDS encoding efflux RND transporter periplasmic adaptor subunit, whose protein sequence is MQISIQQFRESRKAIIVLIVVLAIATTFFLQRTSQRTPVSVTVTQVSTVSKPLHIERAGLVVHATMVPVYTEGVGRVNDVYVTAGQVVKAGQPLIKLDITGGDSKVMVASNSTSVEVSSVSKDIYEKALNEYNRYKKLYEQGAIARKQLETAEGRLQAAQAGMQGSQEGMIVPERPVTTVVNGPVTIQSPIDGTITGSVVAAGSTVTEGQELMSLGSGQDVEIVVPLEQSELYFIQLGSKAVIEVAGQQLAGQVSGIYPEVKDKQIASFMAHIKLIQPPGDMLPLGMSITVRIATGQEVGTIAIPAQAVLRDAEGQYFIFFDIEGKAIRQQVTVGEVIGDLLEVTSAIPQGSLVITTLIDQLKNGDTITVLE, encoded by the coding sequence ATGCAGATATCTATACAGCAATTTCGTGAGTCGAGGAAGGCAATCATAGTACTGATTGTTGTTTTAGCCATCGCAACGACTTTTTTTTTACAACGTACGAGTCAGCGGACGCCAGTGAGTGTCACCGTTACTCAAGTCAGTACTGTTAGTAAACCACTACACATTGAGCGTGCCGGATTGGTAGTGCATGCGACGATGGTTCCTGTTTACACTGAAGGGGTAGGCCGTGTTAATGATGTCTACGTTACAGCAGGTCAGGTAGTGAAAGCAGGTCAGCCGCTAATTAAACTAGACATCACTGGCGGGGATAGTAAGGTTATGGTCGCGTCTAACTCTACGTCAGTAGAAGTCTCTTCGGTTTCGAAGGATATATATGAAAAGGCATTAAATGAATACAATCGGTATAAAAAACTCTATGAACAAGGTGCTATTGCCCGTAAACAGTTGGAAACTGCGGAAGGGCGTCTACAGGCGGCTCAGGCAGGCATGCAGGGTTCGCAAGAAGGTATGATAGTACCTGAAAGACCGGTTACTACTGTCGTGAACGGCCCGGTTACGATTCAGTCACCAATTGATGGAACGATTACTGGAAGCGTGGTAGCCGCCGGCAGTACGGTTACGGAAGGGCAAGAACTTATGTCGCTTGGCAGTGGGCAAGATGTAGAGATTGTCGTGCCGCTGGAACAAAGTGAGTTATATTTTATCCAGCTCGGTTCAAAAGCAGTTATCGAGGTAGCGGGACAGCAACTGGCGGGGCAAGTTTCCGGCATTTATCCCGAAGTTAAAGATAAACAGATTGCGTCTTTTATGGCGCATATAAAACTAATCCAGCCGCCAGGGGATATGTTACCACTGGGAATGTCTATTACCGTGCGCATTGCTACTGGACAAGAGGTCGGTACGATAGCGATTCCGGCCCAAGCCGTGCTACGTGACGCAGAAGGACAATATTTTATTTTCTTTGACATTGAAGGAAAGGCAATTCGTCAACAGGTTACAGTCGGTGAAGTAATTGGAGATTTGTTGGAAGTTACATCAGCTATACCACAAGGTAGTCTGGTAATAACAACTCTTATCGATCAGCTTAAAAATGGGGATACTATTACTGTTCTAGAATAA
- a CDS encoding epoxyqueuosine reductase produces MENYIRDLIVSYINTYSELKQTSTVWQGPIISFASADDSLFNTLKEVVGPNHALPTDFLKNAQSVISYFIPFVKNTVISNIEGVQSSREWALAYIETNNLILDLNNFVQNKLNEQGYCAIPGIHNFDKEKLISDWSQRHVAFIAGLGNFGLNNMLITEKGCCGRIGSIVTDLELLPTLRSNRENCLYKYNGRCKKCVDRCVTSALTETAFKRFTCHEMCLVNAEVFKELGHADVCGKCLVNLPCSFINPTSKLP; encoded by the coding sequence ATGGAAAACTATATAAGGGATTTAATAGTTAGTTATATAAATACTTATTCGGAACTGAAACAAACATCGACTGTTTGGCAAGGCCCTATAATTTCTTTTGCTTCTGCCGACGACAGTCTCTTTAATACGCTAAAAGAAGTAGTAGGCCCAAACCATGCATTGCCAACAGACTTTTTGAAAAATGCACAATCTGTTATTTCATACTTTATACCGTTTGTTAAAAATACAGTAATAAGCAATATAGAAGGAGTTCAATCTTCTCGTGAATGGGCTTTAGCTTATATCGAAACCAATAATCTTATCCTAGACCTTAACAATTTTGTTCAAAATAAACTGAATGAACAAGGCTACTGCGCCATTCCAGGAATACATAATTTTGATAAAGAAAAACTGATCAGTGACTGGTCACAACGCCATGTTGCCTTTATTGCCGGTCTAGGTAATTTCGGCTTAAATAATATGCTAATTACTGAAAAGGGGTGCTGTGGACGTATCGGTAGTATTGTAACTGATCTAGAACTTCTCCCCACTCTAAGATCAAATCGAGAAAATTGTTTATATAAATATAATGGCCGTTGCAAAAAATGTGTTGATCGGTGTGTAACGAGCGCATTAACTGAGACAGCTTTTAAGCGATTCACCTGTCATGAAATGTGTTTAGTTAATGCCGAAGTTTTCAAGGAATTGGGTCATGCTGATGTTTGTGGAAAGTGCCTAGTAAATCTTCCATGCTCTTTTATCAATCCAACTAGCAAATTGCCATAA